AGAATCAGATGTGGGCGGCCCAGTTTTCGCGGTTTCATCGCCCCAGGACGTTTCTGACCTCCGGCGGTCTGGGAACCATGGGCTACGGCTTTCCAGCGGCCATCGGGGCCCAGGTGGCCTTTCCGGACAGGCTGGTGATCGATATCGCCGGTGACGGGTCCATCCAGATGAACATCCAGGAAATGGCCACCGCGGTGAGCTACAACATTCCCGTGAAAATTGTGATCCTGAACAACGGCTATCTGGGGATGGTCAGACAGTGGCAGGAGCTCTTTTACGCCAGGAATTACTGCGCCACCTGCATGCATCTCAATCCGGATTTCGTGAAGCTGGCGGAAGCCTACGGTGCGGCCGGGTTCCGGGTGACCAAGGCCGCGGATGTGGAACGAGTGCTCAAGGAAGCCTTTGCGGTTCCTGGGCCGGCCATTGTCGACGTGGTGGTGGAGCCTGAAGAAAACGTCTATCCCATGGTTCCGGCCGGCGCCGCGCTGACCGACATGCTGCTGGTGTAAAGGAGGCTCTCCCAATGCGTCATGTGCTGTCCGTACTTGTGGAAAATGAGCCGGGGGTACTGTCCCGGGTCGTCGGCCTGTTCAGCGGTCGCGGCTTTAATATTGAAACCTTGAACGTCGGCCCGACTTTGGAAGACGGTATCTCCTTGATGACCATCACCACGGCGGGCGATGAGCAGATCATCGAGCAGATCATCAAGCAGTTGCGTAAATTGGTAACCGTGGTCAAGGTCGTTGACCTGACCCATCTGCAGTCCGTGGAGCGGGAAATGGTATTGATCAAGGTCAATGCCGAAGACGAACGCCGAGCCGAGGTTCTACGTATCGCGGATATTTTCCGGTGCAAGGTCGTGGATGTCAGCGGTAACGATCTCACTCTGGAAATAACCGGAGACCAAGGCAAAATCAGGGCCATCGTCAATCTGCTCCAGCGCTTCGGCATTAAGGAGTTCGCCCGCACCGGCACGGTGGCCATGCGTCGCAGCATGCAAATGGAATGACCGTCCTGAGAAGGATTGGCAAGGCAGTTTTGAGAATTGGCTCAAACCCATCGCGTTGCCGTCGCGTCATTCCCTGTGACGTGGCAGGAACCGTAACATATCAATGCATATCGTGAACAGGAGAGAAGAAGGAATGCGCGTATACTATGAACAGGATGCCCCGCTGGAGCCGTTGGTCGGCAAAACCGTGGCGATCATCGGATATGGCAGCCAGGGCCATGCCCATGCCCAGAATCTGCGGGATTCCGGGTGCAAGGTGGTCATTGGGCAACGCTCCGGCGGAGAGAACTGGCGTCTGGCCAAGGAACACGGCTTTGAGCCCCTGAGTGCCGCGGATGCAGCCAAGACTGCCGACGTGATCCAGATTCTGGTTCAGGACCAGTACCAGCCAAAGGTTTTCCAGGAAGAAGTCCTTCCGCAGCTCACAGCGGGCAAAACCCTGGTTTTCGCCCATGGATTCAATATCCACTTTAACCAGATTCTGCCTCCCAAGGACGTGGACGTGGTCATGGTCGCCCCCAAGGGGCCGGGACACCTGGTGCGCAGGGAATATGAACGCGGCGGCGGTGTGCCGGCCCTGGTGGCTGTCCATCAGGATGCTACAGGTCAAGCTTTGGCCACTGCCCTGGCCTATGCCCGGGGCATCGGCTCGACCCGTTCCGGAGTCTTGCAGACCACTTTCCAGGAAGAAACCGAGACCGACCTTTTTGGCGAACAGGCTGTGCTGTGCGGTGGAGTCAGCGCCCTGATCCGGGCCGGCTATGAAACACTGATTGAAGCCGGCTACCAGCCTGAGGTTGCCTATTTTGAATGCATGCATGAACTGAAACTGATCGTGGACCTGCTGTATGAAGGCGGTTTCAAGAAGATGCATTATTCCATCAGCGATACCGCTGAGTACGGCGATCTGACCCGTGGTCCGCGACTGGTGGACGGTCGGGTCAAGCAGGAGATGAAGCGGGTTCTGGAGGAGATTCAGCAAGGTCAATTCGCCAAGGAGTGGATCTTGGAAAATCAGGCCGGCCGTCCCGGTTTTTACGCACTGCGCCGCCAGGTGGAAGAACATCCCATCGAGGAGGTTGGTGAGCGGTTGCGGGGAATGATGGCCTGGTTGCAAAAGTAGTCTTTACGCACTGGTGCAAACTGCTTTTGCCGTAACCACTCATCCATCCGTCCCGCCTTCGCCTTGGTTCGAAGGCGGGATTTTTTTTGATCACGTTTTCCACGGTATCCCAACATGCCCACATCACCACCCTCACAGGACCCGCACGCCGCCAAAATGTCCCCTGCCAAACCCATCGTTTTGGTCATTGACGACGAACCCGGCCACCGGCTGATGGTTCGCGCTGTACTGGAGGATGTGGGCTGGACCGTTCTGGAGGCCTCCGATGGTGCAGAAGGCCTGAAGATCTGTCAAAAAAGGTCGAACCTGGATGCGGTTCTTTTGGACATCCGTCTCCCGGATCGGGATGGCATCGACCTATTGCAAGAGATGAAAGCAGTGCATCCCCATCTCCCGGTGATCATGTTGACGGCTTTCGGCAGTGTTGGTTCGGCCGTGGAGGCCATGAAGCTGGGGGCCTTCGACTATATGACCAAGCCTGCTGACAACGAAGAGCTGAAGGCCGTGTTGCTTAAGGCTCGAGAGTATCTTGGGCTGGTTCGGGAAAATCAGGATCTGCGCCGCGCGTTGGGAGGCGAGGATGGTAGCCCCAGATTGGTGGGACAGAGTCCGGCCATGCACCGCGTTGGCGAATTGATTCGTCAGGTCGGACCGACGGAGGCCACGGTCCTGATTCTTGGTGAATCCGGTACCGGCAAGGAGTTGGTTGTCAAGGCAATCCACGCCGCCAGTCTGCGCCATGCAGGCCCGTTGGTGGAAATCAACTGTGCTGCTCTGCCCGGAGAACTCCTGGAGAGTGAATTGTTCGGCTATGTCAAGGGCGCCTTTACCGGTGCGGTGAGCAATAAGCCCGGACGGTTTCAACTGGCCGAGAAGGGAACCCTGTTTCTGGATGAGGTGGGCGACATGCCCCCGGCTCTGCAGGCCAAATTGTTGCGGGCGGTCCAGGAACGCACAGTGGAACCCCTGGGAGCAACCCAATCCGTGCAAGTGGATGTGCGCATCATTGCCGCGACCCATCAAAATCTACCCGAGCTGGTATCTTCCGGTGTGTTTCGCGAGGACTTGTACTTCCGTCTGAACGTTTTGGAAATCAAACTCCCACCATTGCGGGATCGCATTGAAGACTTGCCGCTTCTGACTCGGCACCTGCTGCACAAATTATCCCTGAAAAATCGCAAACCCTTTCGGGATGTGGCGCCTGGGTTTCTGGAGGCACTCGCGGTGTACCGGTGGCCAGGCAATGTCCGCGAACTGGAAAACGTGCTGGAGAGAGCCTTGATCCTGGCTCGTTCGGACATGCTGACACGGGATCTGTTGCCCGACCATATCCGTGAAGCCGGTTCGAGCGCTCTTTTCCCTGCCGGAGCCCTGCAGAAGACAACCTCCCATCTCCCCAGGGGGTCAAACGTTCCCGCGGAACCGACATTCGACACTGCGGAGCGTCACGTGCTGATAGCCGCCCTGGAAGCCCAAGGCGGCCACCGTGGGAAAACAGCCGAAGCTCTCGGGATCAGTCGCAGGACGTTGCAATACAAGTTAAACAAGCATGGATTGACCTCACGGTGAAAAGATGAGCACGAGTTCCTTCAACCTGCCGAACTCACGACCTCAATCCGGTTGTGATGCCCAGGCCCTGTTCAATTCCGTTGTGGAAAAGATTTACCTTGCGGACCGCTTCGATGACCTGCTTCCAGAGATCGAAGCGTCTTTGCTGGTTTTGTTGCGCGCCGAGCGATTGACCATTTACCAACGCTTGCGCACAGACCAGGTCATTGTTTCCAAGTTCAAGAGCGGGGATGAGATCAAGGAAATTCGTCTTCCTCTTTCTCCCAACTCCATTGCCGGATACGTTGCCCTGAATCATGTTCCGCTGCTGATTCAAGATGTTACCGACACCGAGGAGCTGCAACGGATCCATCCGGCCTTGCGTTTCAACATGGCATTTGATCAACGGACCGGGTTTCGAAGTCGGTCCATGGTGGTCGTGCCCATTACGTTCAAAGGCGTCGGGCTCGGTGTGGTGCAATTGTTGAATTGCACTGTCGGTCCCGCGTTCAGCGAGGTTGATCAGCGAAACGCCGCCAAGCTGGCGACGATCCTTGGACAAAAATTTTCACGGGAGTTCCAAGGCACCAATGGCCCTTTTGACGCGTTGTTGATCAAAAATCGGATCACGAAGGAACATCTGGACCAGCTTGTCCGCCGTGTAGCCGAGGAGGGCGGTGATGTCTGCAGCCTACTGATCAACGACGTCGGTCTTCGACCCGATGAGGTTGGACACTCCCTGGAGCAGTTCTACCAGGTTCCCTATCACGCTTATGACCCAAATTTGACTCCGGCGCTGGATCTCGTAGAACATATAACTCTGGATTATTTACGGAATCAGAACTGGGTTCCCTTGTCTGGCAACGCGGACGAAGTCGTGATCCTGATCGACAATCCGACAGACATACAGCGAATCACGGAGATCCAAAAGATT
This is a stretch of genomic DNA from Desulfonatronum thioautotrophicum. It encodes these proteins:
- the ilvN gene encoding acetolactate synthase small subunit, producing the protein MRHVLSVLVENEPGVLSRVVGLFSGRGFNIETLNVGPTLEDGISLMTITTAGDEQIIEQIIKQLRKLVTVVKVVDLTHLQSVEREMVLIKVNAEDERRAEVLRIADIFRCKVVDVSGNDLTLEITGDQGKIRAIVNLLQRFGIKEFARTGTVAMRRSMQME
- the ilvC gene encoding ketol-acid reductoisomerase → MRVYYEQDAPLEPLVGKTVAIIGYGSQGHAHAQNLRDSGCKVVIGQRSGGENWRLAKEHGFEPLSAADAAKTADVIQILVQDQYQPKVFQEEVLPQLTAGKTLVFAHGFNIHFNQILPPKDVDVVMVAPKGPGHLVRREYERGGGVPALVAVHQDATGQALATALAYARGIGSTRSGVLQTTFQEETETDLFGEQAVLCGGVSALIRAGYETLIEAGYQPEVAYFECMHELKLIVDLLYEGGFKKMHYSISDTAEYGDLTRGPRLVDGRVKQEMKRVLEEIQQGQFAKEWILENQAGRPGFYALRRQVEEHPIEEVGERLRGMMAWLQK
- a CDS encoding sigma-54-dependent transcriptional regulator; this translates as MSPAKPIVLVIDDEPGHRLMVRAVLEDVGWTVLEASDGAEGLKICQKRSNLDAVLLDIRLPDRDGIDLLQEMKAVHPHLPVIMLTAFGSVGSAVEAMKLGAFDYMTKPADNEELKAVLLKAREYLGLVRENQDLRRALGGEDGSPRLVGQSPAMHRVGELIRQVGPTEATVLILGESGTGKELVVKAIHAASLRHAGPLVEINCAALPGELLESELFGYVKGAFTGAVSNKPGRFQLAEKGTLFLDEVGDMPPALQAKLLRAVQERTVEPLGATQSVQVDVRIIAATHQNLPELVSSGVFREDLYFRLNVLEIKLPPLRDRIEDLPLLTRHLLHKLSLKNRKPFRDVAPGFLEALAVYRWPGNVRELENVLERALILARSDMLTRDLLPDHIREAGSSALFPAGALQKTTSHLPRGSNVPAEPTFDTAERHVLIAALEAQGGHRGKTAEALGISRRTLQYKLNKHGLTSR